Below is a window of Impatiens glandulifera chromosome 2, dImpGla2.1, whole genome shotgun sequence DNA.
TCTCCAAACCATTCAGTGTTTTTCCCAAGAGCAAGGGGTCGATAACTTCTTGAATGTTGTTCTCCATTCTCTGTCGCACTTCTCGTACTATGTATTTACCTTTTTCTATGGGTTGTTTTGCAGTTACCAGTTCCAGCAACATCACTCCAAAGCTATAAACATCGCTCTTCTCTGTCAACTGATTTGTCGTGTAGTATTCTGGGTCCACGTATCCCTATAAACCATGTGAgtaaaaaagattattttggTTCAAAATTGCAATaactgtttttttataaatcaataaaaaaaatacagacTATAGTGCCCTTGACTTGAGTAATGATATGTGTTTGGTCAGGGTCTCCAAAAGCCTTGGAGAGACCGAAATCTGCAACTTTAGCATTTAAGCGGCTGTCTAGTAAAATATTGTCGGACTTAATGTCCCTATGTATGATTGCTGGATTAACAAGCTCATGTAAATATTGCAAGCCCCTAGCTGCTCCGAGAGCTACCTGAAGCCTTCTCGCCCAATCCAACCTGAATCCTGATTGTCCTGCATAAAAAGTAAATTCAAAATTCATGATATCCTTTAGAATATCATTTGGGATTTTAGATATTACCTGAAAGGCTATCTCTTAGAGATCCATTTGGGATGTACTCATAGACAAGCATTTCCTCGCTTTGATCTAAACAGTATCCAACTAGGCTAACCACATTCTTGTGGTGGACCCTTGATAAAAGCTCAATCTCGCTTTTGAACTCAATTGCTCCCTGTATGGATCCTTTCATCGCTCTTTTAATTGCAATCATTTCACCACTTGGAAGAGTTCCCCTATACAcctatatataaaatagattaaaaaaccCGTCATGCTGAAATTGGCTAATTTCTTTAGTATCTTATTCAAAACGATTCCGGTAGAATTAATTACCTTCCCATAACCACCAGATCCAATATCATTGGCCTcagagaaattatttgaatacTTCTTCACCTCTTCGAATGTGAAGGCCTTGGTTCCTTTCAACTGAGGAATTCTACTGCTACTTTTGCCTGGGTTCCCGGAAGCTGCATCAAGGGgagaaaatattattagccTTACAAACAATAATAGGACTTAGCTACGTTTTGTAGAATTTGagtcctattttttttttttaccaaaatgatTGTTTTGCTCGTCAGACTTTTCAGCTTTTTTCTTTTGACGAAATGCATAGACTCCTGCAAGGATAGACAACATGACAAGAACAAACCCGCCAATGGCTGCTCCAACTATAATACCTGTATTTGACTTTCTAGATCCAGAACCTTCACCTGAAGGAGTAAGTGTCAAGGTATTagacaaaatgaaacaaaccaATAGATTTGTTTTTCTCACTTAAATAGATATACCCTGAAAGTGAATGTATTGTTCACCGCCGAAGAGGTAAGGTCCAAAAATGACTGGTGGCTTAAACATTTGGTTGTTCAGAGTAAATGCCGTTGAATAAATTCCTGTTCGATTGAAACGGTCTGTTCCAAATGGGAAAAATCCCAGTTTAAGTATCAGGTAGTTATCTGTATTTCTGATTGGATTACTTATAGAAACTGAATCCACTGGAAGGCCAAAGGAAGTGAAACTACTCATCATTGAGCTCTGGAGTTCTGAATAGAGAGACGAATTTCCAAGACCCACAATGGAAGGAGCTCTGAGCGTAAAGTTTCCTGTGAATGGATATGCGCATCGACAGTTGGGACTTGAAACTTGATCATCCGAACATGTTGGAGGGATACAGTTATTTGGCGGCGACGAAAAAGGAGGATTAGACTGTAAAGGGATGCAATAGGTTCTTTCAACTCCTTCACATACAGGATTTTCAGCAAGTCTACAAAGATACATAAGAAGAAAAAGATGTTATAGAAAAATGGACCTTCAATGTTGAGTTGagttgtgttttttattttatttatttacattatctGAAAACCTATCCCAGGTCTCTCTGTAAATCCAGCAATGCTATTATTTTGCAAATCCACAAGCTCCAATTGGCTGTTCGAGTTTGAACTCAAATCCAAAGTCCCGTTTAGCTCGTTGTTTCTCAGTACACTGCCACAATATATGTCAACACCATCTTAGTTGGAGAGAAAACATagcccatttggaaacactgtCAGTTTCGGCATTCGAATCCGGATTCAGGTGagaaaatgttaataatttctctgaaaacagttttttttttacttttcttttaaaGATCTTATCTGAAGTGGATCTAGATGTCATGTTTAGAAACAAAACTTAGTTAGACATAGATTCTGAAATTTACTCGCAGTTTCTCATTTGGATCCAGATTCAGAAAGTTTTCCAAATGGCAGATCTTAAAAATATCTTTGATTATATCACAGTATATACTCAATGACATGATTATATGGATATAATTTCATATGATGTTcccataaaataaaaacatttgagAAATTTGTTCAAAAGACTGTTCTGATACTTTACTTACACAGATTGTAGCTGAGGAAGGCTGAAAACTGCTGCAGGAACTTGACCTGTAAGTTGT
It encodes the following:
- the LOC124924327 gene encoding leucine-rich repeat receptor protein kinase HPCA1-like; translated protein: MGSTRELIFLVLICMQSQLIYVQSQTNHLDASALKALQNVWKNTPPSWVGSDPCGNPSWEGIGCTNSRIVSITLASMGISGRLTGDIASLAELDTLDLSNNKGMMGTIPPSIENLKKLSILILKGCSFSGPIPDTLGSLERLSFLSLTSNSLSGSIPPSLGNLNRLQWLDFAENKLTGTIPVSTATSPGLDLLINTKHFHFGGNQLNGTIPLTLFNSNMTLIHLLFENNQLTGSIPSTIGLLSNLEVLRLDRNRLSGTVPPNIRNLPIVHEFYLSNNQLTGPIPNLEGLTALHSLDLSNNSFNTESFPSWYSSFSSLMTLAMENTQLTGQVPAAVFSLPQLQSVVLRNNELNGTLDLSSNSNSQLELVDLQNNSIAGFTERPGIGFQIILAENPVCEGVERTYCIPLQSNPPFSSPPNNCIPPTCSDDQVSSPNCRCAYPFTGNFTLRAPSIVGLGNSSLYSELQSSMMSSFTSFGLPVDSVSISNPIRNTDNYLILKLGFFPFGTDRFNRTGIYSTAFTLNNQMFKPPVIFGPYLFGGEQYIHFQGEGSGSRKSNTGIIVGAAIGGFVLVMLSILAGVYAFRQKKKAEKSDEQNNHFASGNPGKSSSRIPQLKGTKAFTFEEVKKYSNNFSEANDIGSGGYGKVYRGTLPSGEMIAIKRAMKGSIQGAIEFKSEIELLSRVHHKNVVSLVGYCLDQSEEMLVYEYIPNGSLRDSLSGQSGFRLDWARRLQVALGAARGLQYLHELVNPAIIHRDIKSDNILLDSRLNAKVADFGLSKAFGDPDQTHIITQVKGTIGYVDPEYYTTNQLTEKSDVYSFGVMLLELVTAKQPIEKGKYIVREVRQRMENNIQEVIDPLLLGKTLNGLEKFVDVALRCVKETGAERPTMGQVVKEIENIMQLAGLNPEVESTVTSANYEWTSQAVNHPYSDESLLLYNGSFLSSTLEPH